Proteins encoded together in one Bacteroidales bacterium window:
- a CDS encoding choice-of-anchor tandem repeat GloVer-containing protein — protein MRTLKYTQKLLALVVLVFIIALQLEAQISVVTTFGDGVNGNDCYESFSNLVYDGTYLYGTTYLGGSHGNGTIFKVKPDGTGFSKLHDFDESDVANGANPQNTIVLSGSNLYGITQIGGAYDDGTIYKISTDGTGFAVLYSFNTGNNGLNPWGGLVMSGSVLYGTTYDGGVSSGEGVIFKFNTVGSVYTVLHTFAGTDGGYPVATLALSGTALYGTTSAGGTNNMGVVFTINTDGSGFGILHNFGDVVSDDGSAPEGELTLSGSILYGTTYFGGTSDFGVIYKINIDGTGYNKIFDFNDNSGQNPGFGSLLLINGYLWGMTRNGGTTNDGELFKTKTDGTFTKIYDFVRFDGDYNPLQYGANPENSLLLIGSTLYGTTLFGGVYDQGVLFGWTDETILPITLLNFNGKYITNKTFLTWTTASEINNDNFIVQKSTNGVDFENIMKIKGAGNSIQTKQYSCTDDNPYKGVSYYRLQQNDYDGKSSYSKIISVSNYDNPSIKIISSHNTNSVIIQNESGNNLNLFLYDMQGKLYKHSNVENGFTEINNLNHGIYILTLRNDKYNTSQKIIIN, from the coding sequence ATGAGAACACTAAAATATACCCAAAAACTTTTAGCTCTTGTTGTTTTAGTATTTATTATTGCATTACAATTGGAAGCACAAATTAGCGTAGTTACTACTTTTGGTGATGGTGTTAATGGCAATGACTGTTATGAATCTTTTAGTAATTTGGTTTATGACGGTACTTATCTTTATGGAACCACATATTTGGGTGGCTCGCATGGAAACGGAACTATTTTTAAAGTTAAACCTGATGGCACTGGTTTTTCTAAGTTACATGATTTTGATGAATCAGATGTTGCTAATGGAGCAAATCCCCAAAATACAATAGTTTTATCGGGTTCAAATTTATATGGAATAACCCAGATTGGAGGGGCTTATGACGATGGAACAATATATAAAATAAGTACTGATGGTACCGGTTTTGCAGTACTGTATAGTTTTAATACCGGTAATAACGGACTAAATCCTTGGGGCGGATTGGTGATGTCCGGCTCTGTTTTATATGGTACAACCTATGACGGTGGAGTTTCAAGCGGCGAAGGTGTTATTTTTAAATTTAATACAGTTGGTTCAGTATATACTGTTCTCCATACATTTGCAGGAACAGATGGGGGTTATCCGGTTGCCACTTTAGCTTTATCGGGAACGGCATTATATGGAACAACTTCTGCCGGAGGGACTAATAATATGGGAGTCGTTTTTACAATTAACACAGATGGTTCCGGATTTGGTATTCTCCATAATTTTGGAGATGTAGTATCAGATGATGGCTCAGCACCGGAAGGAGAGTTAACTTTATCAGGTTCTATTTTATATGGCACAACCTATTTTGGAGGAACATCTGATTTTGGAGTTATTTATAAAATAAATATTGATGGTACAGGATATAATAAAATATTTGATTTTAATGATAATAGCGGTCAAAATCCAGGGTTTGGTTCATTACTTTTAATAAATGGTTATTTATGGGGTATGACTCGTAATGGAGGGACAACCAATGACGGAGAACTTTTTAAAACAAAAACTGATGGCACTTTCACAAAAATATACGATTTTGTTAGATTTGATGGTGATTATAATCCTCTTCAATATGGTGCGAATCCTGAAAATTCTCTTCTTTTAATTGGTTCTACATTATATGGGACAACTCTTTTTGGTGGAGTTTATGACCAGGGTGTTTTATTTGGATGGACAGATGAAACCATTTTACCTATAACTTTATTGAATTTTAATGGAAAATATATAACCAATAAAACATTTTTAACTTGGACTACTGCCTCGGAAATAAATAACGATAATTTTATTGTTCAAAAAAGTACGAATGGTGTTGACTTTGAAAATATAATGAAAATAAAAGGAGCAGGCAACAGTATTCAAACAAAACAATATAGTTGCACCGACGACAATCCTTACAAAGGAGTATCTTATTATAGGTTACAACAGAATGATTATGATGGAAAATCTTCTTATAGTAAAATTATTAGCGTTAGCAATTATGATAATCCAAGTATCAAAATAATTTCAAGTCATAATACAAATTCAGTAATTATTCAAAATGAATCCGGTAATAATTTAAATTTATTTCTATATGATATGCAAGGAAAACTATATAAACATTCAAATGTTGAAAATGGTTTTACGGAAATAAATAATTTAAATCATGGGATTTATATTTTAACTCTGCGTAATGACAAATATAATACTTCTCAAAAAATCATTATTAATTGA
- a CDS encoding YqgE/AlgH family protein has product MSKAYTEPVKGRLLLSEPFLNDFFFKRSVILLAEHNEEGSYGLIINKPANVKIKEILPDFPEFDASVYIGGPVKTDSLFFIHTLGSQIANSELIVEGIYWGGNFDDLKKLISDNNILPTEIKFFIGYSGWTPKQLEKELKENSWVITDSDKTQIMKTDNSDLWNNVVKSMGKEYAVWVNYPVHPSLN; this is encoded by the coding sequence ATGAGTAAAGCATATACAGAACCGGTAAAAGGACGATTATTACTATCGGAACCATTTTTAAATGACTTCTTTTTCAAGCGTTCTGTAATATTGCTTGCCGAACATAATGAAGAGGGCTCTTACGGCTTGATTATAAACAAACCGGCAAATGTTAAAATAAAAGAGATTTTGCCCGATTTTCCCGAATTTGATGCCAGTGTTTATATTGGCGGACCTGTTAAAACCGATTCCCTCTTTTTCATTCATACTCTCGGTTCTCAAATTGCAAACAGCGAGCTGATTGTTGAAGGCATATACTGGGGCGGCAATTTTGATGATTTAAAAAAACTTATTTCAGATAACAATATTTTACCTACCGAAATAAAATTCTTTATTGGTTACTCCGGCTGGACACCTAAACAATTGGAAAAGGAGCTCAAAGAAAATTCGTGGGTAATTACTGATTCCGATAAAACTCAAATTATGAAAACAGATAATTCCGATTTATGGAACAATGTTGTTAAATCTATGGGAAAAGAATATGCCGTCTGGGTAAATTACCCTGTTCATCCTTCTTTAAACTAA